One stretch of Microbacterium terrae DNA includes these proteins:
- a CDS encoding LacI family DNA-binding transcriptional regulator, whose translation MPRSSVSAVNASAPETAGRVIDIDSRTLSQHPRSASTTETIYYPCDDVHAAARGARSTALSDARENGGDRSARRPGHVRAHARRDHGDRRKGNHMVTIADVAQKAGVSISTVSYVMSGKRTISQETRDRVESAIDALGFSPHAGARSLASRATNVIGLQAPLRSGVDVHVIMQVVTGVVTRARTQGYDILLLASDDAKALQRAARGSMVDALLVMDVESDDPRIATLTDLPHPSVLIGLPAGRRALPCVDFDFEAAGWLAVDRLVALGHRDLALIGSPPEVMARHTSYADRLARGFLAACEANDVSGTIHPCPSTPEAAQTVDRVVSEHPSATGFLVHNEGALPHAAARLAVHGGDRFDTVALCPEDVAATVPGLADSISVPAEAIGAAATDMLCEMLAGSPRQAVRLLPPHLASATKP comes from the coding sequence ATGCCGAGATCGTCGGTGAGCGCCGTGAACGCGTCGGCGCCGGAGACGGCAGGACGTGTGATCGACATTGATTCCCGAACTCTCTCGCAACATCCTCGAAGCGCTTCAACAACGGAGACCATATACTACCCCTGTGACGATGTCCACGCAGCGGCGCGCGGCGCACGATCGACGGCACTCTCCGATGCACGCGAGAATGGCGGAGACCGGTCCGCGCGACGCCCGGGGCACGTGCGTGCTCACGCTCGGCGTGACCACGGGGACCGGCGGAAGGGGAACCACATGGTGACGATCGCGGATGTCGCCCAGAAGGCTGGGGTCTCGATCTCCACCGTCTCGTACGTGATGAGCGGCAAGCGCACCATCTCGCAGGAGACGCGCGATCGGGTCGAGAGCGCCATCGACGCCCTCGGCTTCAGCCCGCACGCCGGCGCCCGTTCGCTCGCATCGCGGGCGACGAACGTCATCGGGCTGCAGGCGCCGCTGCGCTCCGGAGTCGACGTGCACGTCATCATGCAGGTCGTCACGGGCGTCGTCACCCGGGCGCGCACCCAGGGCTACGACATCCTGCTCCTGGCGAGCGACGACGCCAAGGCGCTCCAGCGCGCCGCACGCGGATCGATGGTCGACGCGCTCCTCGTGATGGACGTCGAGAGCGACGATCCCCGCATCGCCACGCTCACCGACCTGCCGCACCCCAGCGTGCTCATCGGCCTCCCCGCCGGCAGGCGAGCGCTGCCCTGCGTCGACTTCGACTTCGAAGCCGCGGGCTGGCTCGCCGTCGACCGCCTCGTCGCGCTCGGCCACCGCGACCTCGCGCTCATCGGCTCGCCGCCCGAGGTCATGGCGCGGCACACCTCGTACGCCGACCGCCTGGCCCGCGGCTTCCTCGCCGCCTGCGAGGCGAACGACGTGTCGGGAACCATCCACCCCTGTCCGAGCACTCCCGAGGCGGCGCAGACCGTCGACCGGGTCGTGTCGGAGCATCCGTCGGCCACCGGATTCCTCGTGCACAACGAAGGAGCGCTCCCCCATGCGGCGGCGCGGCTCGCGGTGCACGGCGGCGACCGCTTCGACACGGTCGCCCTGTGCCCCGAAGACGTGGCGGCCACCGTGCCCGGGCTCGCCGACAGCATCTCGGTGCCGGCCGAGGCGATCGGGGCGGCGGCCACCGACATGCTGTGCGAGATGCTCGCAGGCTCTCCGCGTCAGGCCGTGCGGCTGCTGCCCCCTCACCTGGCGAGCGCGACGAAGCCGTGA
- a CDS encoding YesL family protein, producing MRTDPEGRIASGVTGFLAFIALNVVYLVLCLPLVTIGSATSALFQVMLHYSDDERGRPLADFFPALRENFVRGFAATALLVPAVVLAFSGVFWMSHPSPLAGAASVLAFLAAIYVFAVFLHACALIARYRNTMRQTVKNALLLPFAEPVRTLGILLLPITVVSLGIVFPPFLFVVATIGFSFGAYVAAFLFRSIFTRRSA from the coding sequence ATGCGCACCGATCCAGAGGGACGCATCGCCTCGGGTGTGACCGGGTTCCTCGCCTTCATCGCCCTCAACGTCGTGTATCTGGTGCTGTGCCTGCCGCTCGTCACGATCGGGTCGGCCACGAGCGCGCTGTTCCAGGTGATGCTGCACTACTCCGACGACGAGCGCGGCCGCCCGCTCGCCGACTTCTTCCCCGCGCTGCGCGAGAACTTCGTCCGGGGATTCGCCGCGACTGCGCTCCTCGTGCCGGCCGTCGTGCTCGCCTTCAGCGGGGTGTTCTGGATGTCGCACCCGAGCCCGCTCGCGGGCGCCGCATCCGTCCTCGCGTTCCTCGCGGCGATCTACGTCTTCGCGGTCTTCCTCCACGCGTGTGCGCTCATCGCCCGCTACCGCAACACGATGCGCCAGACCGTGAAGAACGCACTGCTGCTGCCGTTCGCCGAGCCGGTGCGCACCCTCGGGATACTCCTCCTTCCGATCACGGTCGTGAGTCTCGGCATCGTCTTCCCGCCGTTCCTCTTCGTGGTCGCGACGATCGGCTTCTCGTTCGGCGCCTACGTCGCGGCGTTCCTCTTCCGGAGCATCTTCACCCGCCGCTCCGCCTGA